One window of the Archangium primigenium genome contains the following:
- a CDS encoding SLC13 family permease — MALAIFLFTYVFIAGIRLPFPRLDRPGGALVGAVLMVVAGVVTPHEVFNYSDDPERHAVDMDTLVLLLGMMLLADYLARASFFRAAGAFALQKAHTPRLLLVAVAATSAFLSAFLVNDTVCLMLTPLVLVVVEEARLPPIPYLLAVCMASNAGSVATFTGNPQNMLIQGASRLPYAQFAAYMALPAVVSTAVVIAGLLFVFRRELSHERFTTHPAATEVDRPLLGLTLVTLVGVVGAFFAGLPMSWSALTGAAVVMTLARRVEPRQALERVDWVLLLFFASLFVVVYGVNKAGWAEDIHQLFAPVMSGPPWRETLGFAGLTLVASNLFSNVPFVMLARPWVPTLQDPVLGWHVLALGSTLAGNLTLVGSVANLIVFEAARDKVSLSFMGYLRVGLPITLVSFVLGLAVLLAEHALF; from the coding sequence GTGGCCCTCGCGATCTTCCTGTTCACCTATGTCTTCATCGCGGGCATCCGCCTGCCCTTCCCCCGCCTGGATCGTCCCGGCGGCGCGCTGGTGGGCGCGGTGCTCATGGTGGTGGCCGGCGTCGTCACCCCCCACGAGGTCTTCAACTACAGCGATGACCCCGAGCGGCACGCCGTGGACATGGACACGCTCGTGCTGCTCCTGGGGATGATGCTGCTCGCGGACTACCTGGCGCGCGCGTCCTTCTTCCGCGCGGCCGGGGCCTTCGCGCTGCAGAAGGCCCACACGCCGCGGCTCCTGCTCGTGGCGGTGGCGGCCACCAGCGCCTTCCTGTCCGCCTTCCTCGTCAACGACACGGTGTGCCTGATGCTCACGCCGCTCGTGCTCGTGGTGGTGGAGGAGGCGCGCCTGCCGCCCATTCCGTACCTCTTGGCCGTGTGCATGGCCTCCAACGCGGGCTCGGTGGCCACCTTCACCGGCAATCCGCAGAACATGCTCATCCAGGGCGCCTCCCGGCTGCCCTATGCCCAGTTCGCCGCCTACATGGCGCTGCCCGCCGTGGTGTCCACCGCCGTGGTGATCGCCGGCCTGCTGTTCGTCTTCCGGCGCGAGCTGTCCCACGAGCGCTTCACCACCCACCCCGCGGCCACCGAGGTGGATCGCCCCCTCTTGGGGCTCACCCTGGTGACGCTCGTGGGCGTGGTGGGAGCCTTCTTCGCGGGCCTGCCCATGAGCTGGAGCGCCCTCACCGGGGCCGCGGTGGTGATGACGCTGGCGCGGCGGGTGGAGCCCCGCCAGGCGCTCGAGCGCGTGGACTGGGTGCTGCTGCTCTTCTTCGCCAGCCTCTTCGTGGTCGTCTACGGGGTGAACAAGGCGGGCTGGGCGGAGGACATCCACCAGCTCTTCGCCCCCGTCATGTCCGGGCCGCCGTGGCGCGAGACGCTGGGCTTCGCGGGGCTGACGCTCGTGGCGAGCAACCTCTTCAGCAACGTGCCCTTCGTCATGCTCGCGCGCCCCTGGGTGCCCACGCTCCAGGATCCGGTGCTCGGCTGGCACGTGCTGGCGCTGGGCTCCACGCTGGCGGGCAACCTCACCCTGGTGGGCAGCGTCGCCAACCTCATCGTCTTCGAGGCCGCGCGCGACAAGGTGTCCCTGAGCTTCATGGGCTACCTGCGCGTGGGCCTGCCCATCACGCTGGTGAGCTTCGTGCTGGGGCTCGCGGTGCTGCTGGCCGAGCACGCCCTGTTCTGA
- the rtcA gene encoding RNA 3'-terminal phosphate cyclase has translation MGTVELDGSEGEGGGQILRSALSLSLITGRPFHLVNARAHRDPPGLRPQHLACVRGALALGGGRCEGAQVGASELHFEPGPVRPGDYVLEVGTAGSTPLLFQCLVYPLALAGGGSLTLRGGTHLPHSPSYHYLSGIWRPMARAYGLDTTLRLVHAGFYPERAGEFVAEVAPVDAPPGLVEWTARGMLRDIAVGSFVGGLPFGIAERQSQAAVAALREHGLPSHAENRPLSTLHSRGSVTFVLAQFERSLAGFTALGRRGLPAEDVGRAAVDSLARFMESGGAVDAHLGDQILLPAALLAAGRLGPASPGTTRFTPERVTEHLTTHARLLERFLPVRVTVDAEGTVEVAPTSAPANH, from the coding sequence GTGGGAACGGTGGAGCTGGATGGAAGTGAAGGGGAGGGCGGCGGGCAGATCCTCCGCTCGGCGCTGTCGCTGTCCCTCATCACCGGGCGCCCCTTCCACCTGGTGAACGCGCGCGCCCACCGCGACCCCCCGGGCCTGCGCCCCCAGCACCTCGCGTGCGTGCGGGGCGCGCTGGCGCTCGGCGGGGGCCGGTGCGAGGGCGCCCAGGTGGGCGCGAGCGAGCTGCACTTCGAGCCGGGCCCGGTGCGCCCCGGCGACTACGTCCTGGAAGTCGGCACCGCGGGCAGCACCCCGTTGCTGTTCCAATGTTTGGTCTACCCCCTGGCCCTGGCGGGGGGCGGCTCCCTCACCCTGCGGGGCGGGACGCACCTGCCGCACAGCCCCAGCTACCACTACCTCTCCGGCATCTGGCGGCCCATGGCGCGGGCGTACGGCCTGGACACCACGCTGCGCCTGGTGCACGCGGGCTTCTATCCGGAACGCGCCGGCGAGTTCGTCGCCGAGGTGGCCCCCGTGGACGCACCGCCCGGGCTCGTGGAGTGGACGGCGCGCGGCATGCTCCGGGACATCGCCGTGGGCTCGTTCGTGGGCGGGCTGCCCTTTGGCATCGCCGAGCGCCAGTCCCAGGCGGCCGTGGCGGCGCTGCGCGAGCACGGCCTGCCCAGTCACGCGGAGAACCGGCCCCTGTCCACCCTGCACTCGCGCGGCTCGGTGACCTTCGTGCTGGCCCAGTTCGAGCGCTCGCTCGCGGGCTTCACCGCCCTGGGTCGGCGGGGCCTGCCCGCCGAGGACGTGGGCCGCGCCGCCGTCGACTCGCTCGCGCGCTTCATGGAGAGCGGGGGCGCGGTGGACGCGCACCTGGGAGACCAGATCCTCCTGCCCGCGGCGCTGCTGGCCGCCGGCCGCCTCGGCCCCGCGTCCCCCGGCACCACCCGCTTCACCCCGGAGCGCGTGACCGAGCACCTCACCACCCATGCCCGGCTGCTCGAGCGCTTCCTGCCCGTGCGCGTGACGGTGGACGCCGAGGGCACCGTGGAGGTCGCCCCGACCTCCGCCCCCGCCAATCATTGA
- a CDS encoding ATP-binding protein yields the protein MSWLVGGGELGALIRARDWSQTPLGPLASWSASLRLAVTLCLGSIAPMEILWGPELIQLYNDGCRRLHGHRHPAALGLGFRTQWARDWPEANHLLDRALGGEPLQVEDARFLPDHAVSMVPLRDECGRVAGLALSFLARTERDSRWVTDFHREQLRRLLGRAPAAIIVLSGPELVLDFVNTNFAALVPRRPLLGRPLLDVFPEFRGQSFLQQLSAAYRDGVDFTGVEMPVRVDPERTGVLEDRYLNFSCQPIKTPDGRVESMLIALFDVTGWNQAQREREALLRSEQTARAEAENANRRKDEFLARVSHELATPLLSMRLWLDVLQADPRRTSEALASLRQSTQVQSTLVHDLLDTTRALSGKLSVSLEACEPTEPLNAALADIRPIAARKGVALHVTLEETGLVLGDSERLHQVVCNLLSNAVKYTPPGGRVFVHLRSDREQVLLTVRDTGKGFPAEFAPLLFEPFRQEEEGTTRTHGGLGLGLSIARQLVELHGGRIDASSPGPGQGATFTVRLPCMTDVPDGVPLPPPHGIERRLAGSRLLLVEDDPLTGLAVRSVLEQHGAQVLVAESAAIALEVLRRTRVDAMLCDIAMPGEDGYGLIRKVRALESPTRQLPAAAFTAHMREEDRARSLRAGFQLHIAKSVDAAQLVTQVHSLLTGFPWTL from the coding sequence GTGTCCTGGCTCGTGGGGGGCGGGGAGCTGGGGGCGCTCATCCGCGCCCGGGACTGGTCCCAGACGCCGCTCGGGCCGCTCGCCAGTTGGAGCGCCAGTCTGCGCCTCGCGGTGACGCTCTGTCTGGGCTCGATCGCGCCCATGGAGATCCTCTGGGGTCCCGAGCTCATCCAGCTCTACAACGATGGCTGTCGGCGGCTGCACGGACACCGGCACCCGGCGGCGCTGGGCCTGGGCTTCCGCACGCAATGGGCACGGGACTGGCCAGAGGCCAACCACCTGCTCGACCGCGCGCTCGGCGGCGAGCCCCTCCAGGTGGAGGACGCGCGCTTTCTGCCGGACCACGCCGTGTCGATGGTCCCCCTGCGCGACGAGTGTGGACGGGTGGCGGGGCTCGCGCTGTCGTTCCTGGCGCGCACGGAGCGCGACTCCCGGTGGGTGACGGACTTCCATCGCGAGCAATTGCGCCGGCTGCTCGGCCGCGCGCCCGCGGCCATCATCGTCTTGAGCGGGCCGGAGCTGGTGCTCGACTTCGTGAACACGAACTTCGCGGCGCTCGTGCCCCGCCGCCCCCTGTTGGGGCGGCCCCTGCTGGACGTGTTTCCCGAGTTCCGGGGGCAGTCCTTCCTCCAGCAGCTGAGCGCCGCCTACCGCGACGGCGTGGACTTCACGGGCGTGGAGATGCCGGTGCGGGTGGATCCGGAGCGCACGGGGGTGCTCGAGGATCGCTACCTCAACTTCTCCTGTCAGCCCATCAAGACGCCCGACGGCCGGGTGGAGTCCATGCTCATCGCCCTGTTCGACGTCACCGGGTGGAACCAGGCCCAGCGCGAGCGCGAGGCCCTGCTGCGCAGCGAGCAGACCGCGCGCGCGGAGGCGGAGAACGCCAACCGGCGCAAGGACGAGTTCCTCGCCCGCGTGTCCCATGAGCTCGCCACGCCCCTGCTGAGCATGCGGTTGTGGCTCGACGTGCTCCAGGCCGACCCGCGGCGCACGTCGGAAGCCCTCGCGTCCCTGCGGCAGAGCACCCAGGTCCAATCCACCCTCGTGCATGATCTGCTCGACACCACCCGGGCCCTCAGCGGCAAGCTGAGCGTGTCGCTGGAGGCGTGTGAGCCCACCGAGCCCCTGAACGCGGCCCTCGCGGACATCCGCCCCATCGCCGCGCGCAAGGGCGTGGCGCTCCACGTGACGCTGGAGGAGACGGGGCTCGTCCTGGGGGACTCGGAGCGGCTGCACCAGGTGGTGTGCAACCTGCTGTCCAACGCCGTGAAGTACACGCCGCCCGGAGGCCGGGTGTTCGTGCACCTGCGGTCCGACCGGGAGCAGGTCCTGCTCACCGTGCGGGACACGGGCAAGGGCTTTCCCGCCGAGTTCGCGCCCCTGCTCTTCGAGCCCTTCCGTCAGGAGGAGGAGGGGACGACCCGCACCCATGGGGGCCTGGGGCTGGGGCTGTCCATCGCCCGGCAATTGGTGGAGCTGCATGGCGGGCGCATCGACGCGTCCAGTCCCGGCCCGGGCCAGGGCGCCACCTTCACCGTGCGCCTGCCCTGCATGACGGACGTGCCGGACGGCGTGCCCCTGCCGCCCCCCCATGGCATCGAACGGCGGCTCGCGGGCTCACGGCTGCTGCTGGTGGAGGATGATCCGCTCACGGGCCTGGCGGTGCGCTCCGTGCTCGAGCAGCACGGGGCCCAGGTGCTCGTGGCGGAGAGCGCCGCCATCGCCCTCGAGGTGCTGCGCCGCACCCGGGTGGACGCCATGCTGTGTGACATCGCCATGCCCGGGGAGGACGGCTACGGCCTCATCCGCAAGGTGCGCGCCCTGGAGTCCCCCACGCGCCAGCTGCCCGCCGCCGCCTTCACCGCCCACATGCGCGAGGAGGATCGCGCCCGCTCCCTCAGGGCGGGCTTCCAGCTGCACATCGCCAAGTCCGTGGACGCCGCGCAGCTCGTCACCCAGGTCCACTCGCTGCTGACCGGGTTTCCCTGGACGCTCTGA
- a CDS encoding M20/M25/M40 family metallo-hydrolase: protein MGMSKFGPVVVWLACATSAYAEAPLKGKVQDREVWITIGTDALAPVRTALSGQGLRLAAPTFEKGGVAVLRVSESQVEKLSGAMHQGLNRCAGFIAHDSQAEAMAAAEAAHQPQTLGMALAASYTLNNAASVNALLEDIQEINIRNTINSLSTNWTNRYYNVQNGADASTWLKNQWTTLANGRSDIKVEFFTHSWKQSSVIATIQGSTHPNEVVVLGGHLDSINQSNPSTGVAPGADDDASGIASVTEIFRVAVAKGYKPARTVKFMAYAGEEVGLYGSKAIANSFKSAGTNVVGVLQLDMTNYKGSSYDFAMVTDNTNAQLNAFTTSLIGKYQPGLSYTNITCGYGCSDHASWTAAGYPASMPFEATMSTDNKSIHTPNDTLSVTSGNANNSVKFAKLGASFLAELAKGATTGNTPPPVDSGGGGTLPTASYDSTYKAPRCAAAGIGCDSGTLLNGRGTMSPSEANAPNTIAAAACADSSKGTYRTDESNERIRVSTSDGATLAAGKTVTVEATVYAYSTTADKLDLYYSASATSPSWKLIGTYSPSSTGLTTISASYTLPTGGVQVVRARFRYNGSASSCTAGDYIDHDDLVFAVQ from the coding sequence ATGGGAATGAGCAAGTTCGGCCCCGTCGTCGTTTGGCTCGCGTGTGCCACGTCCGCGTACGCGGAGGCGCCGCTCAAGGGCAAGGTGCAGGACCGGGAGGTGTGGATCACCATCGGCACGGACGCGCTGGCACCGGTGCGCACGGCGCTCTCGGGTCAGGGGCTGCGGCTGGCCGCGCCCACCTTCGAGAAGGGCGGCGTGGCGGTGCTGCGCGTGAGCGAGTCCCAGGTGGAGAAGCTCTCGGGCGCGATGCACCAGGGGCTCAACCGCTGCGCGGGCTTCATCGCCCATGACTCGCAGGCGGAGGCGATGGCCGCCGCCGAGGCCGCCCACCAGCCCCAGACGCTGGGCATGGCGCTGGCGGCCAGCTACACGCTCAACAACGCCGCCTCGGTGAACGCGCTGCTCGAGGACATCCAGGAAATCAACATCCGCAACACCATCAACTCCCTGTCCACCAACTGGACCAACCGCTACTACAACGTGCAGAACGGCGCGGACGCGTCCACCTGGCTCAAGAACCAGTGGACGACCCTGGCCAACGGCCGCTCGGACATCAAGGTCGAGTTCTTCACCCACTCCTGGAAGCAGTCCTCCGTCATCGCCACCATCCAGGGCTCCACGCACCCCAACGAGGTGGTGGTGCTCGGCGGCCACCTGGACTCCATCAACCAGAGCAACCCCTCCACGGGCGTCGCGCCCGGCGCGGATGACGATGCCTCGGGCATCGCCTCGGTGACGGAGATCTTCCGCGTGGCGGTGGCCAAGGGCTACAAGCCGGCGCGCACGGTGAAGTTCATGGCCTACGCGGGCGAGGAAGTGGGCCTCTACGGCTCCAAGGCCATCGCCAACTCGTTCAAGAGCGCGGGCACCAACGTGGTGGGCGTGCTGCAGCTGGACATGACCAACTACAAGGGCTCCAGCTATGACTTCGCCATGGTGACGGACAACACCAACGCCCAGCTCAACGCCTTCACCACGAGCCTCATCGGCAAGTACCAGCCGGGCCTCTCCTACACCAACATCACCTGCGGCTACGGCTGCTCGGACCACGCCTCGTGGACCGCCGCGGGCTACCCCGCCTCGATGCCCTTCGAGGCCACCATGTCCACGGACAACAAGAGCATCCACACCCCCAACGACACGCTGTCGGTGACGTCGGGCAACGCGAACAACTCGGTCAAGTTCGCCAAGCTCGGCGCGTCCTTCCTGGCGGAGCTCGCCAAGGGCGCCACCACCGGCAACACGCCGCCCCCCGTGGACAGCGGCGGCGGTGGTACCCTGCCCACGGCCTCCTACGACAGCACGTACAAGGCGCCGCGCTGCGCGGCGGCGGGCATCGGGTGTGACTCCGGCACGCTGCTCAACGGCCGCGGCACCATGAGCCCCTCCGAGGCCAACGCCCCCAACACCATCGCCGCGGCGGCTTGCGCCGACAGCTCCAAGGGCACCTACCGCACGGACGAGTCCAACGAGCGCATCCGGGTGAGCACCTCGGACGGGGCCACCCTGGCCGCGGGCAAGACGGTGACGGTGGAGGCCACGGTGTATGCCTACTCCACCACGGCCGACAAGCTGGACCTGTACTACTCGGCGAGCGCCACCAGCCCCTCGTGGAAGCTCATCGGCACGTACAGCCCGAGCAGCACGGGGCTCACCACCATCTCCGCCTCGTACACGCTGCCCACGGGCGGCGTGCAGGTCGTGCGCGCCCGCTTCCGCTACAACGGCTCCGCGTCCTCCTGCACCGCCGGTGACTACATCGACCACGACGACCTGGTCTTCGCGGTGCAGTGA